One Thermodesulfobacteriota bacterium DNA segment encodes these proteins:
- a CDS encoding CHC2 zinc finger domain-containing protein, translating into MTGFSEEYQPNNLLPAIIETIKTNLSLEGAVNEYALLFDSGNGLIGQCPFIGCNGSIVVNSINSYFHCDSCERNGDVLGFIMDIENLTLRETIKVILSRYAGL; encoded by the coding sequence ATGACGGGGTTTTCTGAAGAATACCAACCCAATAATCTGTTGCCTGCAATTATAGAAACTATTAAGACGAATTTATCACTGGAAGGAGCGGTGAATGAATATGCCCTCTTATTCGATTCAGGAAACGGGCTTATAGGGCAATGCCCCTTTATTGGATGCAACGGCTCTATAGTTGTGAACAGCATCAATTCTTACTTCCATTGCGATAGCTGTGAGAGGAATGGAGATGTGCTGGGATTCATCATGGACATCGAGAACCTAACCCTCAGAGAAACGATCAAAGTTATCCTTAGCCGCTACGCAGGGCTATGA
- a CDS encoding helix-turn-helix transcriptional regulator codes for MEISSLNHIWKYRKRKRLGQKRIAYLLGHTCSTQFSKWESGKILPSLENALKLAYILDVPVEHLFGNLYRDLGRDLEKKEKALFGGAKRS; via the coding sequence ATGGAGATTAGTTCGCTTAACCACATCTGGAAATACAGAAAACGGAAGAGGCTAGGACAAAAACGCATAGCCTATCTACTCGGACATACTTGTTCGACGCAGTTTTCAAAGTGGGAAAGCGGGAAGATTCTCCCCAGTCTCGAGAATGCCCTGAAGCTTGCCTACATACTCGATGTTCCGGTCGAGCACCTTTTTGGGAACTTGTACAGGGATCTCGGAAGGGATCTGGAAAAGAAGGAGAAAGCACTCTTCGGAGGAGCTAAAAGGTCGTAA
- a CDS encoding recombinase family protein, giving the protein MDLHKQIKKLRAAIYIRVSTDDQLKGFSPEFQLEDCRRAAVERDDCTLKGVHIFDDSKSGSSDDRPGWKKLMETAKQGEIDVIYFWKLDRMMRSERHFYKNEEELEKLNIQLRFATQNLDDPFTRAIQVAVAAEERRKILERTRRGREMAVRAGKWVMGTPPYGYKYNGKTKKLDINEEQAQWVKKFYEWLVNEKCSLKEIARRANAFGVPTWTQSIKTKRKTSKIWWPRTLGRILTNETYTGKAYFRKYKRNHKGLKTYENEDYMRAKTEWIPIEVPQIISKNLFDKTIVQLRKNSEFAKRKKIRSYMFSGLVYCSKCGFKLKGNYANPSSRSAKGSRCYVGYVPKNHVGNTRRCRYCGAIAETRLMPIWNTLENILMSPDTIYDKLDKYTGENKKDGLLNKIVLIDKELKSLNEEQERTNIAFLEICSIDENEYKQRIKSIKSRQVTLEHERRKYNDYIISEEERIKRVDTITNLYQKIKYKITHASYETKSKILHIFVDRIDLNLDTSAALVKFNIPMDVHHNFEGQLLGRQSLKKEEITSDKWLNDNNETKDFGNFYLDVQVPLISFKEIQKVTTPSHSRYYKGEKDMPLLKLTRKKAEDKELRAYFQ; this is encoded by the coding sequence ATGGATCTTCATAAGCAAATTAAAAAACTTAGAGCAGCCATATATATCAGAGTGTCAACCGATGATCAACTCAAAGGCTTCAGTCCCGAATTCCAGCTCGAAGACTGTAGACGTGCCGCCGTGGAAAGGGATGATTGTACACTGAAAGGTGTGCATATTTTTGATGATAGCAAGTCAGGATCAAGCGATGACCGGCCGGGCTGGAAAAAGCTCATGGAGACCGCAAAGCAGGGAGAAATAGACGTTATCTACTTTTGGAAGCTGGATAGAATGATGCGCAGCGAACGCCATTTTTATAAAAATGAAGAGGAGCTAGAGAAATTAAATATACAACTTAGGTTTGCTACACAGAACTTGGATGATCCATTTACCCGAGCTATCCAGGTCGCAGTCGCTGCGGAAGAAAGAAGAAAAATATTGGAGCGTACGCGGCGAGGTAGGGAAATGGCTGTAAGAGCAGGGAAATGGGTTATGGGCACTCCCCCGTATGGATATAAATACAACGGAAAGACTAAAAAGCTTGATATAAATGAGGAACAAGCGCAGTGGGTTAAAAAATTCTACGAATGGTTAGTCAACGAAAAGTGCTCTCTTAAAGAAATCGCACGACGTGCGAACGCTTTTGGGGTACCTACTTGGACCCAAAGCATAAAGACAAAGAGAAAGACATCAAAAATATGGTGGCCGAGGACATTGGGCAGAATACTCACAAACGAAACTTATACAGGAAAAGCGTATTTTAGGAAATACAAGAGAAATCATAAGGGTTTGAAAACGTATGAGAATGAAGATTATATGAGGGCTAAAACTGAATGGATACCCATAGAAGTTCCTCAAATTATCTCGAAGAATCTTTTCGACAAAACCATTGTTCAACTGAGAAAAAATAGTGAATTCGCAAAAAGAAAGAAAATACGTTCCTACATGTTTAGCGGACTTGTTTATTGTTCAAAATGTGGCTTCAAGCTAAAGGGAAACTATGCTAACCCAAGTAGTCGCTCCGCCAAGGGTTCGCGCTGTTATGTTGGTTATGTCCCGAAAAATCATGTAGGTAACACACGCAGATGCCGTTATTGCGGCGCTATAGCAGAAACCAGACTTATGCCAATTTGGAATACTTTAGAAAACATTCTAATGAGCCCGGACACAATTTATGACAAACTCGATAAATACACCGGAGAGAACAAAAAAGATGGGTTATTAAATAAAATCGTTCTAATTGATAAGGAATTGAAATCATTGAATGAGGAACAAGAAAGAACAAATATAGCATTTCTAGAAATTTGCTCCATAGATGAAAATGAATACAAGCAACGTATTAAATCTATCAAGAGTAGGCAGGTGACACTGGAGCATGAGAGAAGAAAATATAATGATTACATCATTTCTGAAGAAGAAAGAATTAAACGGGTAGATACTATTACTAACTTATACCAAAAAATCAAATATAAAATTACTCATGCGTCTTATGAAACGAAATCAAAAATACTTCACATATTTGTAGATAGAATTGATTTGAATCTTGATACGAGCGCAGCATTAGTTAAATTCAATATTCCTATGGATGTACATCATAATTTTGAAGGACAATTGTTGGGACGGCAGTCTCTCAAAAAAGAGGAAATCACCTCCGATAAATGGCTTAACGACAACAATGAGACTAAAGATTTCGGCAACTTTTACCTAGATGTACAGGTCCCACTTATTTCCTTTAAAGAGATCCAGAAGGTCACCACTCCTTCACACTCCAGATACTATAAGGGTGAAAAAGACATGCCGCTTTTAAAACTAACCCGCAAGAAAGCCGAGGATAAGGAATTAAGGGCTTATTTTCAATAA